The following proteins come from a genomic window of Corynebacterium crudilactis:
- a CDS encoding sensor histidine kinase codes for MSTLLAFVSGAVLMGLALPAYTKIKDRMRRHKSAVTLSENQVTTVGQVLHLAIQGSPTGITVVDRAGDVILSNGRAHELGIVHERSVDSNVWRVAQEAFEDQETHSLDVHPDRNPRRPGSRITAVQAVVKPLTLIDDRFVIIYASDESENVRMESARRDFVANVSHELKTPVGAMALLAEALMESSEDPEQVEYFGSRLHREAHRMADMINELISLSKLQGAERLPDMEPIKADLIIDEAIERTQLAADNANIEIIRDDRTGVWVEADRSLLVTALANLIGNAINYSPQSVPVSVSQSIRNGVVMIRVTDRGIGIAPEDQSRVFERFFRVDKARSRQTGGTGLGLAIVKHVMANHGGSISLWSRPGTGSTFTLELPVYHPESKEPAESKQGPSLDSPIRTTASNKTPGRRKEKP; via the coding sequence GTGAGCACTCTTCTTGCTTTCGTATCGGGCGCGGTCCTCATGGGCCTCGCCCTACCTGCGTATACGAAAATTAAAGATCGGATGCGTCGCCACAAATCCGCGGTCACCCTGTCCGAAAATCAGGTAACTACCGTCGGGCAGGTCCTTCACCTGGCGATTCAGGGCTCCCCAACAGGAATTACAGTTGTGGATCGCGCCGGAGACGTCATTTTATCCAATGGTCGTGCCCACGAACTGGGCATCGTCCATGAACGTTCCGTGGATAGCAACGTGTGGCGTGTTGCGCAGGAAGCTTTCGAGGATCAAGAAACCCACTCCTTGGACGTCCACCCAGACCGCAATCCGCGGCGCCCGGGTAGTCGCATCACTGCGGTGCAGGCGGTGGTCAAGCCTTTAACGCTTATCGACGATCGCTTCGTTATCATCTATGCCTCCGATGAATCTGAAAATGTTCGTATGGAATCGGCCCGCCGAGATTTCGTCGCAAACGTCTCCCACGAACTGAAAACCCCAGTCGGCGCCATGGCTCTTCTCGCAGAAGCTCTCATGGAATCCTCCGAGGATCCGGAACAAGTGGAATACTTCGGTTCCAGACTTCACCGCGAAGCCCACCGCATGGCCGACATGATCAATGAACTGATCTCCCTTTCTAAACTTCAGGGCGCCGAACGACTCCCCGATATGGAACCCATCAAAGCGGACCTCATCATCGACGAAGCCATCGAGCGCACCCAACTGGCAGCAGACAACGCCAACATTGAAATCATTCGTGATGATCGCACTGGCGTATGGGTAGAAGCCGATCGATCTTTGCTGGTCACGGCATTAGCCAACCTGATCGGCAACGCGATCAACTATTCCCCACAGTCCGTCCCAGTATCCGTTTCTCAAAGCATCCGCAATGGCGTCGTGATGATTCGAGTTACCGACCGTGGCATCGGCATCGCCCCCGAAGACCAATCCCGAGTTTTCGAAAGATTTTTCCGCGTAGACAAAGCCCGTTCCCGCCAAACCGGCGGCACTGGCCTTGGCCTTGCCATAGTCAAACATGTCATGGCCAACCATGGCGGTAGTATTAGTTTGTGGTCACGGCCTGGCACAGGCTCCACATTCACACTTGAACTCCCCGTATATCACCCAGAGTCCAAGGAACCGGCAGAATCTAAGCAGGGACCTAGTTTGGATTCACCCATTCGCACGACTGCGTCCAATAAAACACCTGGACGCCGAAAGGAAAAACCATGA
- a CDS encoding endonuclease domain-containing protein has protein sequence MDNYHSYLWPVTYEELSHEITKWKFYKHFTKISGTVFLRNDLIDDSHLVTQALLKRVPNGILRGYAALKQRGYELLDDDWMPFISISGDRTKKLASKGTIIRREDPEKTLRSGDITLVTDSQALIDIFTLHKLHNFENQIALIDHLLRQRPDLYQEIAAEPELQKHAEFADAFAESRPESRLRVRLHLLGYRNFIPQIRVDHEGSVFYLDLADPVWRIALEYNGGWHYNSEQRARDSYRKNALKSAGWDVFEITAKTLNNTGEWEYFLQQIGVTLKRKQAERRRRLPMQTVS, from the coding sequence ATGGACAATTATCATTCTTACCTCTGGCCAGTAACCTATGAAGAGCTTTCCCATGAAATAACCAAGTGGAAGTTCTACAAACACTTCACCAAAATATCGGGCACAGTCTTTTTAAGAAATGACCTCATCGATGATTCTCATTTAGTCACCCAAGCTCTCCTTAAACGGGTGCCCAATGGAATTCTTCGAGGATACGCAGCGCTAAAACAGCGAGGTTATGAACTTCTCGATGATGACTGGATGCCCTTCATCAGTATTTCCGGAGATCGCACGAAAAAATTAGCATCAAAGGGAACCATCATCCGGAGAGAAGATCCAGAAAAGACCCTGCGCAGCGGTGACATTACTTTAGTTACGGACTCTCAGGCACTCATCGATATTTTCACGCTGCACAAACTCCACAACTTTGAGAATCAGATCGCGCTCATTGATCATCTACTCAGGCAGCGTCCAGATTTGTACCAAGAAATCGCAGCGGAGCCTGAATTACAAAAACATGCCGAATTTGCCGATGCCTTTGCGGAATCTCGGCCGGAATCACGACTGAGGGTACGACTTCATCTACTGGGGTATCGGAATTTTATTCCACAGATTCGGGTCGATCATGAAGGCTCTGTATTTTATTTAGATTTAGCTGATCCGGTGTGGAGAATTGCTCTCGAATACAACGGTGGGTGGCATTACAACTCTGAGCAGAGGGCACGGGATTCTTATCGGAAGAATGCGTTGAAAAGTGCAGGTTGGGATGTTTTTGAGATCACAGCAAAAACTTTAAACAACACTGGAGAGTGGGAGTATTTTCTGCAGCAGATAGGCGTGACGCTTAAAAGGAAACAAGCGGAACGCCGACGCAGATTGCCAATGCAAACGGTTAGCTGA
- a CDS encoding long-chain-fatty-acid--CoA ligase, which translates to MSAYETKAWLQHYPEWTPHTLEYGDTTLLDVYDNNLAINADKPATYFFGRSQTYGELDKEVRKAAAGLRALGVRPGDRVAIILPNCPQHIAAFYAVLKLGAIVIEHNPLYTTHELLEPFKDHGARVAIVWDKASPTVEKLRGQTQLETIVSVNMINAMPTLQRLALKLPIPALRKSRESLSGAAPNTVPFETLTSAAMGGEGEDVVSEPTVTKETVALILYTSGTTGRPKGAQLTHGNLFSNLLQGKSWVPGLGDKPERMLAALPMFHAYGLTMVGTLSVFIGGEMVLLPTPRIDLIMNIMKKHTPTWLPGVPTLYEKIVDASEQESIPIKGVRNAFSGASTLSQRTVERWEKHTGGRLVEGYGLTETSPVIVGNPMSDHRRQGYVGVPFPDTIVRIADPENLDETVPDGTEGEVLVKGPQVFKGYLNQEEATKNSFHGEWYRTGDVGVMEEDGFIRLVARIKEVIITGGFNVYPAEVEEVLTEHPDIEDAAVVGIPREDGSENVVAAITLVEGAALDPEGLKEFARENLTRYKVPRTFYHFEEMPRDQMGKIRRREVQAELLKKLGK; encoded by the coding sequence ATGTCAGCATACGAAACCAAAGCCTGGCTCCAGCATTACCCAGAGTGGACTCCACACACGCTGGAGTACGGCGACACCACGCTCCTGGACGTTTATGACAACAACCTGGCCATCAATGCAGATAAGCCAGCCACCTACTTTTTTGGTCGCTCACAAACTTATGGCGAATTGGATAAGGAAGTCCGCAAGGCCGCCGCTGGTCTCCGCGCCTTAGGCGTCCGCCCCGGCGACCGCGTAGCTATCATCCTCCCGAACTGTCCGCAGCACATCGCAGCGTTCTATGCAGTGCTGAAACTCGGCGCGATTGTCATTGAACACAACCCGCTCTACACCACCCATGAGCTGCTCGAACCTTTCAAGGATCATGGCGCCCGCGTGGCCATCGTGTGGGATAAAGCCTCCCCCACTGTGGAAAAGCTCCGTGGCCAAACTCAGCTGGAAACCATCGTGTCGGTCAACATGATCAACGCGATGCCTACACTCCAGCGTCTCGCGCTGAAGCTACCTATCCCAGCGCTGCGCAAAAGCCGTGAATCACTGTCCGGAGCTGCACCAAATACGGTTCCTTTTGAAACTTTGACCAGCGCAGCAATGGGTGGCGAAGGCGAGGATGTCGTCTCCGAGCCAACTGTCACCAAAGAAACTGTCGCACTGATTCTCTACACCTCCGGAACCACCGGACGTCCAAAGGGCGCGCAGCTAACCCACGGCAACTTGTTCTCCAACTTGTTGCAGGGCAAAAGCTGGGTTCCAGGACTTGGCGATAAACCAGAACGTATGCTCGCAGCTCTGCCAATGTTCCACGCATACGGCCTGACCATGGTTGGCACACTGTCCGTGTTCATCGGCGGCGAAATGGTGCTCCTGCCAACCCCCCGTATCGACCTGATCATGAATATCATGAAAAAGCACACCCCAACCTGGCTTCCAGGCGTGCCAACACTTTATGAAAAGATTGTCGACGCCTCCGAGCAAGAAAGCATCCCAATCAAGGGTGTCCGCAATGCATTCTCCGGCGCATCCACTCTTTCTCAGCGCACCGTGGAACGTTGGGAAAAGCACACCGGCGGACGCCTTGTCGAAGGTTACGGACTGACCGAAACCTCACCAGTGATCGTGGGCAACCCAATGAGTGATCACCGCCGCCAAGGCTACGTCGGTGTTCCATTCCCAGACACCATCGTGCGCATCGCAGACCCAGAAAACCTCGATGAAACCGTCCCAGACGGCACCGAAGGCGAAGTCCTTGTGAAGGGCCCACAGGTGTTCAAGGGCTACCTCAACCAGGAAGAAGCTACCAAAAATAGCTTCCACGGCGAGTGGTACCGAACTGGCGATGTGGGAGTAATGGAAGAAGACGGCTTCATTCGTCTCGTTGCCCGCATCAAGGAAGTTATCATCACCGGCGGATTCAATGTTTATCCTGCTGAGGTGGAAGAAGTACTCACCGAGCACCCAGATATTGAAGATGCTGCAGTCGTGGGCATTCCTCGGGAAGATGGTTCCGAAAATGTCGTTGCTGCCATCACTTTGGTGGAAGGTGCTGCGCTTGATCCGGAAGGTTTGAAGGAATTCGCCCGCGAAAACCTCACTCGCTACAAGGTTCCACGCACCTTCTACCATTTTGAGGAAATGCCTCGGGATCAGATGGGCAAGATTAGGCGTCGTGAAGTTCAGGCTGAGTTGTTGAAGAAGCTCGGCAAGTAA
- the mshA gene encoding D-inositol-3-phosphate glycosyltransferase, producing the protein MRVAMISMHTSPLQQPGTGDSGGMNVYILSTATELAKQGIEVDIYTRATRPSQGEIVQVAKNLRVINIAAGPYEGLSKEELPTQLAAFSGGMLVFTRREKVTYDLIHSHYWLSGQVGWLMRDLWRIPLIHTAHTLAAVKNSYRDDSDTPESEARRICEQQLVDNADVLAVNTHEELQDLMHHYDADPERISVVSPGADIDLYSPGNDRATERSRRELGIPLHTKVVAFVGRLQPFKGPQVLIRAVAELFERDPERNLRVLICGGPSGPNATPDTYRAMAVELGVEKRIRFLDPRPPSELVAIYRAADIVAVPSFNESFGLVAMEAQASGTPVIAARVGGLPIAVAEGETGLLVDGHSPQAWADALSTLLDDDETRIRMGEDAVEHARTFSWAATAAQLSSLYNDAITNESVDGETHHGQVTARRAT; encoded by the coding sequence ATGCGCGTAGCTATGATTTCCATGCACACCTCCCCGTTGCAGCAGCCGGGTACAGGTGATTCAGGCGGTATGAACGTCTATATCCTGTCCACTGCAACTGAGCTGGCGAAACAGGGTATTGAGGTGGATATTTATACCCGGGCCACCAGGCCTTCGCAAGGTGAGATTGTGCAGGTGGCTAAGAATTTGCGGGTCATTAACATTGCCGCCGGACCTTATGAAGGTTTGTCTAAGGAGGAGCTGCCTACTCAGTTGGCGGCTTTTTCGGGCGGTATGTTGGTGTTTACGCGCCGGGAGAAGGTTACTTATGATCTGATCCATTCTCACTATTGGCTGTCGGGGCAGGTGGGGTGGTTGATGCGTGATTTGTGGCGGATTCCCTTGATTCATACGGCTCATACGTTGGCTGCGGTGAAAAATTCTTATCGGGATGATTCGGACACTCCGGAGTCGGAGGCGCGTCGTATTTGTGAGCAGCAGCTGGTAGATAATGCGGATGTGTTGGCGGTGAATACGCATGAGGAGCTGCAGGATTTGATGCATCACTATGATGCGGATCCGGAGCGTATTTCTGTGGTGTCGCCGGGTGCGGATATTGATTTGTATAGCCCTGGTAATGATCGTGCGACGGAGCGTTCTCGCCGCGAGTTGGGCATTCCTTTGCACACTAAAGTGGTTGCGTTTGTGGGTAGGTTGCAGCCGTTTAAGGGGCCACAGGTGCTGATTAGAGCGGTGGCGGAGTTGTTTGAGCGAGATCCGGAGCGCAATCTGCGAGTGCTTATTTGTGGTGGGCCTTCTGGTCCAAATGCGACGCCGGATACGTATAGGGCGATGGCTGTGGAACTGGGCGTCGAAAAGCGAATTCGCTTTTTGGATCCGCGCCCGCCGAGCGAGCTGGTGGCCATTTATCGGGCGGCTGACATCGTGGCCGTGCCAAGTTTTAATGAATCTTTTGGGCTGGTTGCCATGGAGGCGCAAGCCAGCGGCACGCCGGTTATTGCGGCCCGGGTGGGCGGTTTGCCCATCGCAGTTGCAGAAGGCGAGACCGGATTGCTTGTCGACGGACACTCCCCGCAAGCCTGGGCCGACGCCTTGTCCACTCTTTTAGACGATGATGAAACGCGCATCAGAATGGGCGAAGATGCTGTTGAACACGCCAGAACTTTCTCCTGGGCAGCCACCGCAGCGCAATTATCGTCGCTGTACAACGACGCCATCACCAATGAAAGTGTCGATGGTGAAACGCATCACGGTCAAGTAACCGCGCGTCGTGCAACATAA
- a CDS encoding response regulator transcription factor, which translates to MTTILIVEDEESLADPLAFLLRKEGFDTIIAGDGPTALVEFSRNEVDIVLLDLMLPGMSGTDVCKELRNVSTVPVIMVTARDSEIDKVVGLELGADDYVTKPYSSRELIARIRAVLRRRGVSESEAEDLAMDEQILEGGRVRMDVDSHTVTVNGEPVSMPLKEFDLLEYLLRNAGRVLTRGQLIDRIWGADYVGDTKTLDVHVKRLRSKIEEEPSRPRYLVTVRGLGYKFEL; encoded by the coding sequence ATGACGACAATCCTGATCGTTGAAGATGAGGAATCGTTAGCAGATCCTTTGGCCTTTCTTCTTCGCAAAGAAGGTTTCGACACCATCATCGCCGGTGATGGTCCAACCGCCCTTGTGGAGTTCAGTCGGAACGAAGTCGACATCGTCCTGCTTGACCTCATGCTTCCCGGAATGTCCGGCACTGACGTCTGCAAAGAACTCCGTAACGTCTCTACCGTTCCTGTCATCATGGTGACTGCCCGCGATTCCGAGATCGACAAAGTAGTGGGCCTGGAACTAGGTGCAGATGATTATGTCACCAAGCCTTATTCTTCCCGCGAATTGATCGCACGCATCCGTGCAGTGCTGCGCCGCCGTGGCGTTTCCGAGAGCGAAGCCGAAGATCTAGCTATGGACGAGCAAATCCTCGAAGGTGGCCGAGTCCGCATGGACGTGGATTCTCACACGGTGACCGTCAATGGCGAACCAGTGAGCATGCCCCTGAAGGAATTCGACCTTTTGGAGTACCTCCTCCGCAACGCCGGTAGGGTACTGACCCGCGGACAGCTCATTGACCGAATTTGGGGCGCAGATTATGTCGGCGACACCAAAACTTTGGACGTCCACGTGAAACGGTTGCGTTCCAAGATCGAAGAAGAGCCATCTCGCCCCCGTTACCTCGTCACCGTGCGTGGATTGGGCTATAAATTTGAGCTGTAG
- a CDS encoding phosphoglyceromutase codes for MTNGKLILLRHGQSEWNASNQFTGWVDVNLTAQGETEAKRGGELLADAGILPGVVYTSLLRRAIRTANLALNAADRHWIPVIRDWRLNERHYGALQGLDKAATKEKYGDDQFMEWRRSYDTPPPELADDAEFSQANDPRYADLDVVPRTECLKDVVVRFVPYFEEEILPRAKKGETVLIAAHGNSLRALVKHLDGISDADIAELNIPTGIPLVYEITEDGSVVNPGGTYLDPEAAAAGAAAVANQGNK; via the coding sequence ATGACTAACGGAAAACTGATTCTTCTTCGTCACGGTCAGAGCGAATGGAACGCATCCAACCAGTTCACTGGATGGGTCGACGTCAATCTGACCGCACAGGGTGAAACCGAGGCTAAGCGCGGCGGCGAGCTTCTCGCTGATGCCGGCATCCTCCCCGGCGTTGTTTATACTTCTTTGCTGCGCCGTGCGATTCGCACCGCAAACCTTGCGCTGAATGCAGCGGACCGCCACTGGATCCCAGTCATCCGCGATTGGCGCCTCAACGAACGTCACTACGGTGCACTGCAGGGCCTGGACAAGGCTGCCACCAAGGAAAAGTACGGCGATGACCAGTTCATGGAGTGGCGTCGTTCTTATGACACCCCACCACCAGAGCTTGCCGATGACGCCGAGTTCTCCCAGGCTAATGACCCTCGTTACGCGGACCTCGATGTAGTTCCACGCACCGAGTGCCTGAAGGACGTTGTGGTTCGTTTCGTTCCTTATTTCGAGGAAGAAATCCTGCCACGCGCGAAGAAGGGCGAAACCGTCCTCATCGCAGCCCACGGAAACTCCCTGCGTGCGCTGGTTAAGCACCTCGATGGCATTTCTGATGCTGATATCGCGGAGCTCAACATCCCAACCGGTATCCCACTGGTCTACGAAATCACCGAAGACGGTTCCGTAGTTAACCCAGGCGGAACTTACCTTGATCCTGAGGCAGCAGCAGCCGGCGCGGCCGCAGTAGCAAATCAGGGCAATAAGTAG